The following is a genomic window from Prunus persica cultivar Lovell chromosome G7, Prunus_persica_NCBIv2, whole genome shotgun sequence.
CCCCGAACAATCTTTTAGCAAGAGCTGGCAGAGGTTGCTAAAACTTTTTAGAGGTGGCAGACTCCCAATTGATGTTCCAGAAAGATCAAGAATCTCAAGCGAAGTTATTGCTTCCAGATTTGGCACAGTTTCTAAGGATGAACAACCTTTTAGGGAGAGCTGTCTGAGGTTTGTAAGTCTGGACATGGAGGGTAGCTTTGTAAGTGGGGCTCCAGATAGGTCAAGAATTCTGAGGTGAACCATCTGCTCCAGGAATTCAGCTTTAATGCCATTTAAATTAATGGCACCACATAGGTTGAGTTCCTCAAGTTTTAACAGATGGTCAAGAGGAGGAAGGTCTTTTAAGTTTTGGCAATTTCTGAGTACGAGGTGAAGGAGGTTGCTGGCTTTGGGAACAGATGGAAGGAACTCAATCCTAGTGTCTGATAGGTTGAGTGTCTGAATATGAGACATGTTCTCAAAGGATTTATCTTGTATTTCTTTCAAATCCCTGCAACCTGAAGCATCAAGAATCTCTAATTTGTCAAAGGCTTTGAGGTCTGGCAAACCAACCAATGCCACACAACCAGAAAGATTAAGCTCCTGGAGTCTTTTAAGGCCTGCCATCTCTGGCAATTTTTCTAAGCATGAACAATCCATTAGCAAGAGTTGGCGAAGGTTAACTAGGTTGGACAAGGACGGCAGTGCTTTTACTTTGACTTTCGAAAAGTTGAGAACTCGAAGGAACCTCATATCTTCCAAGGatttatcttcaatttcagcCAAATTGCTAGAACCCGAAAGGTTAAGTAGTTCAAGCTTTTTCATTGCTTTTATGACTGGCAGTTTCACAAGCTTAGAACAATCTCTTAAGTGGAGATCAGAAAGGTTGCTTGTGCTTGAAGGTATACTACTAATTTGAGTGCTGGATAAATCAAGGACATTAAGTCCATCTAATGGTTCGTCCTGCATTTCTTTCAAACCTGTAGCACCTGAAAGATCAAGAATCTGAAGCCGAGGTAGAGTGTTCAAAGTGGGCAATCTTGTTAAGTGTGCACAGCCAACTAAAAGGAGCCGAGTGAGCTCACCAAGATTGTGAAGAAAAGGTAAGTGATTAATTTGGGAATTGGAAAGATCAATTGTTTGAAGTTTCACAAGTGGGTCGAAGGTTTTGTCTCGGAATTTTCGGAAAGAGAGAGCACCAGATAGATCAAGCACCTTGAGGTTCTTAAAAGATTTTAAGCTTGGAAGTGTTTCTAATTGAGCACATCCTCTAAGGATAAGCCACCGTAGTTCACTTTTATTGAAGAGAGAACTAGGTAGTGATCTGACCTTGGATTCAGAAAGGTTAAGGCTTCGAAGGTGAGGCATGTTTGCAAAAAGATCATCAGGAATAACCTTCAAGCAAGTAGCACCAGATATTTCAAGAACATTTAAGTTTTCGAGTTTTCCGATATGATCAATTTTCTCCAAGAGATCAGAACATCTAAGCACAAGAATAGAAAGACTCTTTATGCTAGTCAAGGATAAAGGCAGGGATTTAAACCTGGGATTAAATATAGTAAAAACCTGGAGCTTCTGCATGGGCTGAAAGTATCTTCCAGGGACTTCTCTGCCAAGGGAACGTCCATCCATCAGAAGTGTCAAGACTTTCTCCCTGCTTTTAGGACTGCATGGTGATTTTATCATACCATCCGCATGTGTGAGCCTCCCAAGACCTTCCCACTTGTCATCTTCAAACACATTAGCCAATCCGAGGTTTGCAGTCCCATTAAATTCTCGACGGCGTTGATCAGTGATACTCGAAACCATTCCTCCCATGATAACCATATTATCCTCTTGCTTTCTTAGCATGCCACGATCTATAAGCTTCATCAGCTCATCATGTCCTTTTTCATAGGCTTTCTCAATATGATCAATGCATCCAACATATCCTTCCATTATCCAATGAGTGATCAACTCATTGTAATGCACACCAACATGTTTGCTGAAAAGTTGCACGCTATGCCAAAAACAGTTTATTGTAACATCGCTTAGCAACGTGTCATACCAGAAGCGAAATAGCATATTGATTGCAACTTCTGCATCATTAGCTGCTGCTTCGAGAACACTGTCCAAGGACCAAACCCCAGAATCAATATACCCAATGTAATTCAATGCTTCGGCTATTGCGATGATTTCATTACGCATGGACTTTCTCCTCTCCACAATAAAATTTGACAGCATTTCAAAGCTTGGAGAGTCAGAAATTTCTTTCttgactttttctttcaataagaTCTTAGACTCTTCTGTAGACAATTGATCTACATATATGTTCCTTGTATTACTGGTCCGAATCTCTTCGTTCCTCCCCTCTGCTGTA
Proteins encoded in this region:
- the LOC18770540 gene encoding putative disease resistance protein At4g19050, which codes for MALGTKERIEMILGLLKNNDVTTVVLDGKRGVGKTWTAKEISMKKNFHDSLWLYLNNKYDSKSLHENLARQMSLFSIHEECEDDDVEEEEKEILENLKLKISKKLQDVISAARTNEKPFLLILDDVPHERDAEEIMTELKKLLNPNDLSSLKVLITRVGSDDKLTAEGRNEEIRTSNTRNIYVDQLSTEESKILLKEKVKKEISDSPSFEMLSNFIVERRKSMRNEIIAIAEALNYIGYIDSGVWSLDSVLEAAANDAEVAINMLFRFWYDTLLSDVTINCFWHSVQLFSKHVGVHYNELITHWIMEGYVGCIDHIEKAYEKGHDELMKLIDRGMLRKQEDNMVIMGGMVSSITDQRRREFNGTANLGLANVFEDDKWEGLGRLTHADGMIKSPCSPKSREKVLTLLMDGRSLGREVPGRYFQPMQKLQVFTIFNPRFKSLPLSLTSIKSLSILVLRCSDLLEKIDHIGKLENLNVLEISGATCLKVIPDDLFANMPHLRSLNLSESKVRSLPSSLFNKSELRWLILRGCAQLETLPSLKSFKNLKVLDLSGALSFRKFRDKTFDPLVKLQTIDLSNSQINHLPFLHNLGELTRLLLVGCAHLTRLPTLNTLPRLQILDLSGATGLKEMQDEPLDGLNVLDLSSTQISSIPSSTSNLSDLHLRDCSKLVKLPVIKAMKKLELLNLSGSSNLAEIEDKSLEDMRFLRVLNFSKVKVKALPSLSNLVNLRQLLLMDCSCLEKLPEMAGLKRLQELNLSGCVALVGLPDLKAFDKLEILDASGCRDLKEIQDKSFENMSHIQTLNLSDTRIEFLPSVPKASNLLHLVLRNCQNLKDLPPLDHLLKLEELNLCGAINLNGIKAEFLEQMVHLRILDLSGAPLTKLPSMSRLTNLRQLSLKGCSSLETVPNLEAITSLEILDLSGTSIGSLPPLKSFSNLCQLLLKDCSGIKELQNLSSLGRLEVLNLSGTRIEKFPYEISELTDLKHLDLPDLKSMHDIDLGKIKRIPQEVNCDKGGIFECADIGGDKPSISVSGSTIFQFLDENPQLWETKFKRFHFSVIEKQGEDGDINGCKDELFFRDLYSYTRHFPKEHDRSLEIHGSYSLPKGFESVLQHADYISLVDNDRISCLSEIGADNVKVMKGCWIERCSEIKSILRGEEADVRLGSSLEILWISNLPKLSSLYNGKEDLECFKNLKHLYLDCCPMIVSAFPSSQLLENLEIFHVQFCERLTTLFESDSPSGSTLKKLRTLYLLELPELTRIGIKLQAPVTLEVMECPKLSKDHLDVDNRFSK